One Candidatus Nitronauta litoralis genomic window, TGGGTCAAGCCCAAACTCCACGGCAATTATTTGAAGCTATGATGGGAGTATAGGATAGCAAAATAAGGGGAATTCTTGCCCATGAAGGATGCAGCCCGCTGCCCGTCAGGCGAGGACTCAGGTGTTAATGTTGAGCAGGCGGCCGATGTTGCTTTCGTTCGATTGAGTCTGGAGGGCCAATGCACGCACGGAAGATTCTATACGCAGCAGGGAGTTGTTCAATTCTGAAATACCTGCAGCGATGTCGGTTCCAGCGATTTCATTGCGGCTCGATTCCAGATTGACCAGCGTGTTGCGCGTGTTGCGTGAGGTGATTTCGAGACGATTGGACAAAGCGCCTACCTCCCCCCGGGTGTTGATCACCGTCTGCTGGGCCTGGCCCAGTTGATCAAATGCCTGCAAGGCGTTTTGCGAAGTCAATACGTCGAGGTTGTCAATACCCAGACTTTGGGTACTGGTTTCATCAATCACATTCAGGTTGATCTGGTTTTCCGGCCCGCTCTCTATACCCACCTGGATGTCGACCTGGTTGGGAGAGTTCGGCGCCAGGTTCCCGTCGAGAATATTTTGCCCGTTAAATTCCTGAGTTCCCGATACCCGGTCGATCTCTGTCAATATCTGGGAAAACTCGGCGTTGATGGTCTCCCGTTCCGCATCACCCAGCGTTCCGTTGGCCGCTTGAATAGCAAGTTCCCTACCTCGGCCGATCAAATCGGAAATTGTCGACAGTCCCCCTTCAGCGACGCGAATAAAATTTCCTCCGGTTTCGATGTTTCGCACTGACTGGCTCAAGGCGGCGATATCTGACCGCAGTCCTTCGGAAATGGCAAGACCCGCAGCATCTACACTGGCATTGACCAGGCGATTGCCTGATGCCAGTTGTGAAAGGCGAGTGAGAAGCCCCTCCTGATTTCGGTTGATAGTGTTCAGGATCCGGGTGGTGGATCCGGAATCAATGATCCCTGCCATAGCGTCACCTTCTGATGAAATAGGTTTCTAATAAATTATAGGCTGACCTGATTTATTGTCAAACTCCCCGCACGCCAGCTCCTCTATAAGGGTTTGGCAACCTGTAATGTGTCAGACTTATCTTCCATAAGGTGTAGATTGCAAACGCGCGGTTTGCCCGATACAATAGCCTGTGTTTTCAATCATTTTCGATAGGTTCGTATGAAACTTTTTATTAATGGTGAAGAAATCTCTGACACGGTTGCCGAGTCCGAATTGGGCCCTCTATTAGAGAGGCTCTTACAGGAACGACAATCCCTCGGCCTCCATATTATGGGTCTCAGATTGAACGGTGAAGAAATTGCTATTGACAGTGAAGGAGTTTTTAAATTACCCCTCAATCTTGAAGATCGAATTGAAGTCGAATTCGCACCTATTGAGGCGCTCATTGCCCGTAATATAGAGAATGCCAGTGAATACCTTGAGCGTCTTTTACCGGGTTTTGAAAAAGCCGCCGAACTGTTTCGTATGGGCAACGAACAGGAAGCCAACGAATTTTTCCTCGAAATTATTGACGGCATTGAATGGTTTTCCGAAGTAGTCGATTCGATAATAGACGCCACTGGCCAGGAACCAGCCGCACTGAATTTGGGCAAAGAAACACTCCAGGGCCGAAAAGAACGCCTGCTTGGCTACACCACCCAGATGGTGGAAGCCAACCAGAATAGAGACTGGGTCCTTTTAGCAGACCTTCTGGAATATGAATTGACTCCCTTTTACGAAGAATGGCAAACCCTGCTCCCAAAACTTCTACCCCCAACCCAGCCCAACTAATTGTTTTTTAATTAGTTTCTAGCGTTCAAGAAAAAAACACCCAAAAAATCATCATCCCACCCTAAAGTTTTCATTATTTTTGCCGATAAGAACGTCAGGAGACCGTGTAACCTAGTTTGACGGCTTGTATGTGTCCCTGTATTTCAACCTTTACCTTTTTATTTTTTTGAGGTGAGGGAGGGAAAAAGGATTCCATTCGCCCTGAACAACTTATCGGCGCATGAAGAAAAGACTTTAATGCTGTCTTGAAAAAAATAGAAGAAATACCCATAAATCAAGGATTTTAAAAACGGTTTTTATAAAGTTAAAGAAACTGCCCCCGGGGTCATAGAGTACTTCGAGGCAATATCTGGGGAGACAAGATCATGGCTGAAACAGGTGATTTATCGGTTCAAAACCAAAATATCAATATTCCGGGACTTGAGAACGCTCGGCAGGTTCGGGAAGAAGATGTCCAGAATGAAGAGATTGAAAACGATCGTGCGGAAGAAGCTCGACAAGCAGAAATTAGGCAGGAAGATATCGTCTCGGTCAATGAAAATGGACCCGGCGCCATTGAACAGCAGGAAATCAGGGTGGAAGGGGAAACCCTTAACGTGCCCTCTCAGGATATCCAGGATAACCTTGGACAAAATATTGATGATCGTTTCGAATTCAGCCAATCGGTTGCGGACCTGACTAACGCCGTTTCCCCAGTAAATGACAGGGCTGCAGTTGGTCAGAATGGACCGGAAAATGTCAACGAGGCCTTTGAGCAGGCCGCTCCCGATCCGGATTCAGAAAACGTTGGCGGCAGCGGAGCGCAGATCGAAGCGGCAGCCGAAGCAAGTGTTCAACAACAGGCGGGGGCCCAGGGTTCCCTCGAAGTTCTGGAACCCGCTGCCTCTCAACCTGTTGACGAGGTAGATACCGGACCGGCCAATAACCCGGTCCAGGGTGGAAGCGCCGAAGGCCTCACAGAATCTGATGCCGGACTTGCTGCAACAAATACTGGCCGACCCAATGCAAACAATGAAATTTTAAGACAGTCAGTGGAAGAAGACGCTGAGCAAAGGGCTGATCAGGAAAGTCAGGAAAACAGTCAGCGCGAGCCGGAAAGTGAAGTGACTAACCGCGGACAGAACGTTGACCGTCTGGTCTAATGAAAGGATCAAGTTACGAATTGAAGAAAAGGACCGCTTAAGTTTAATAAATTGAGGACTGTTTTATAGAAAAGGAAATGGGAAAGCAGTAACTTGAAAATTGAAAGGCAGTTTTTTTGAGGTTCAACTGACACGTTGGTAGTTGAGCCGAAGTAAAGACGTGCCAGCGTGCTCCGGTACTGGGGAGGAAAGAGCACGCCGGCATACGGTGCGCATAGCATTGTCCAAACACCGACCGTCTTATATAGGCATTGGAATGTTTATTCCTGGGTCGTTTGGGTGATGAACCGTTCTTCGGCTTGAAGTCGCGGGCGTGTCCATCACCCTCTCAGGGTCTATATCGGCTGTGGCGAGAAAAATCTTTACGCCCAATCGATTACAAGCCCTGGGATTTTTCGGCCCATGCAAATACCCAGCGTCACCGGTCTGCCCTTATCCCGGCTGAAGGCTCCCATATCTCGTGAACGTAATACGGGAGATGCCGAAACGGCTGGATTCGGTCAGGTAACAACCCGCACAACTCCTGCACCGCGATCAACTGATCGCCCGGGTGTCAGTCTCCCTGCGCTCCCGTTTTATTCTAATTCCTCCGGAAACCCCAATACCTTAGTCGTTTCCGCTACCCTCAATCCGCAGCGGGTGGAGTCCGCCCAAAACGGATTCAGGCAATCCATACGCAACCGTCTGGAAGACCTGAGTGAAAGGGTCGGCGCTCTGCTGGGTGAAGGAGATTTCACCACAAGAAATACCCGAATTTCCATTCCCGAAGTTTTAAACGTCACTCCCGGCAATCAGACTCCCCTCGATCAATTCAATTTCAGCTCGACTCGTTTGTCCAGCGGACAAGTGCTGGCTTCCGACCGGTTCACTTCAGGTTCTGCGCTGAACTTAAACGGCAGTTTTGGAATCAATGGGGTGACCGTAACCGTGGAATCCATGGATGGGCTGTCCAACATCCGCGACAAAATCAATCGAGGTGAAGACACCAACGGCAACGGAATCCTCGATGGGCCGGAAGATCTCAATGCCAACAATCAGATCGATATTATCGATGTTGAAGGCAGTGAACAGGGTCCAGGAAAGTTCATTGTCGAGGATATAAACGGCAACGGGGTGCTCGACCCGGATGAAGACAGGAACAATAATGACCGGCTTGATGGGGGCACAGAGGAAAACCGGGTGGTGGCTGGCCTCACCAACGACCGCCTGATTCTCAGCAGTGAAACCGGAGGTACTTCGGCTATTGCTCTCAGTGATCCGGACGGTGTGTTACTGGCGCTGGGTTTTTTCGAGCTCAACGCCAAGGGACGCCCCATCCAGAAGGAAGCGCAATTTGATTTCGACCGGCAAACACCCACCAATCTCAACACTACACCACAGACCGCGAGTCTTGAGATCAATGGAGTCACTCAGGAAAGTGATACTGATGATTTCACCGAATCTATTGAAGACGCGGTGGTGGAATTAAAGAAAACTTCCGATAACGACATAGAAGTGCGTGTGGTATTCGACTCTGAAAATGCCGTAGAGCAAATCATCAGTATCGCGGATGATTTCAACAGGGTTATCCGGGAAACCCGCCGTGTTGAAGAGGGCAATCCTCCTGTTGTAGACGACCCGGAAATTACCAGGGTACAAAATACCCTGACTCAGGGCACGGACGAGGGATCTGATTCTAAAGATGCCTCTGCTCCCGAAGACATCCTGAACACATTCGACCGCATCACGCCCCCGGTTTCCGGTCAACCATTGAAGGATGCAGGTGTCCTCAAATTCGGAGAGTTTTTTATCTCTGATTCTGCGCAATCGATTGAAGACGGCATCCGCACCGAGCCGCCTGAAAACACCAGCCTTCTGCCAGATCTATTTAAAAAAATAGGCATCCGGTTTCTGGAAGATGAAACCCTGGAAATTGAGAAACCTGTTCTCGAGGAGGCATTCCAAAACGACTTTGATCAGGTGCGGGATCTGTTTTTTAATGAGGCCACGGGCCTTTTACCTCAGATTCAGGAAAAGCTGGAAGGACTTCTCAACACCGACTTCGGACCACTGGCCTTATCCAGTGATCCGGCCGAATCAACGACACAACCCCCTACAAACCAATTCAACCAGTTAAGGGCAGTAATCGATTCTCTGGATCAACTAAACCAGGAACGCAATCTGCTCGCAATCGTGTGATTTAACAGAGGACTCAATGGAAATCATTTTTGAAAATTTAAAACAACAAAAAAACTGCTACCAGCAATTACTGATCCACCTCGGAGAACAGCAGGAGGCGGTCGCAAATCAGGATGATGAAGGGCTGATGAATGCCATTAAGAAAAAGAACGAATACGTCCAGGCTCTCCATAAGCTTGAGCAGGAAATGAATACTCGACTGGACCAGATGGGGGATAGCGAGCGCGAAAAGGTAGCACGGGAAACAGAAACTTTGCGAGGAGAAATTGTCCTTTCCATTGAAAAGCTCATCGCCGGTGAGGAGGAATCCCGAAAAGCCATCGCGCAACAACGAGACGAACTGGAAGACCAGATTAAACAGTTCAAAAAAACGAAGAACCTGTTCAAAGGTTATCAGGATCCATCCTCGTCAAAGGGTGGCGGATTTAAAGGCAATGCGTAAATCAAACAAAATGAACAATTTCAAGAAGGCGGACTGACATGGATCTTTCAATACAGAAAGTATCACAGATATTCAGAACCTATCGAAAGCAGGAAAGGATTGCCGAGCTCAATCGACAGTCCAGCCTGAAAACTGTTCAGCAGCAGCAGGATCAGGTGAGTATCTCCACTAAGGCCCGTGAACAATTACAAGCAGGTAAAACCGAGGGTACAGAAAAAAGCATTTAATCCCGATCAAATTCAAGCGAAAGTTTATGTTTGATATAATCGACTCATGTCATCAGATAATTTTTATCGCGACCTCCCGACTTTAGATAATTTCAACGACCTGACCCACGCTGAAGATTTTCAGATCGTTCCCAATGACTGGCACATTGCCTTCGCTGATATCCGCGGTTCAACCCAGGCTATAGAAAAGGGGCGCTACAAGGATGTCAATAACATCGGCGCCTCATCGATCATGGCTGTGATCAATGCGGTGAAACCGTTGCAGATTCCATATGTGTTTGGAGGTGATGGTGCAATCCTGTGTGTTCCGGAAAGTGTTTTGCCCCAGGTGCAACGTGCGTTATGCGCGGCCCAACAAATGGCAATGGACGCGTTTTCTCTGGAACTGCGTGTGGGAACACTGCCTGTTTCAACACTGAGCAATACAGAGTTCTCAGTTCAGGTCGCAAAAGTCCGCGTTTCACCCATTGTCACTCAAGCGGTAT contains:
- a CDS encoding flagellin FliC, whose translation is MAGIIDSGSTTRILNTINRNQEGLLTRLSQLASGNRLVNASVDAAGLAISEGLRSDIAALSQSVRNIETGGNFIRVAEGGLSTISDLIGRGRELAIQAANGTLGDAERETINAEFSQILTEIDRVSGTQEFNGQNILDGNLAPNSPNQVDIQVGIESGPENQINLNVIDETSTQSLGIDNLDVLTSQNALQAFDQLGQAQQTVINTRGEVGALSNRLEITSRNTRNTLVNLESSRNEIAGTDIAAGISELNNSLLRIESSVRALALQTQSNESNIGRLLNINT
- the fliD gene encoding flagellar filament capping protein FliD, with translation MQIPSVTGLPLSRLKAPISRERNTGDAETAGFGQVTTRTTPAPRSTDRPGVSLPALPFYSNSSGNPNTLVVSATLNPQRVESAQNGFRQSIRNRLEDLSERVGALLGEGDFTTRNTRISIPEVLNVTPGNQTPLDQFNFSSTRLSSGQVLASDRFTSGSALNLNGSFGINGVTVTVESMDGLSNIRDKINRGEDTNGNGILDGPEDLNANNQIDIIDVEGSEQGPGKFIVEDINGNGVLDPDEDRNNNDRLDGGTEENRVVAGLTNDRLILSSETGGTSAIALSDPDGVLLALGFFELNAKGRPIQKEAQFDFDRQTPTNLNTTPQTASLEINGVTQESDTDDFTESIEDAVVELKKTSDNDIEVRVVFDSENAVEQIISIADDFNRVIRETRRVEEGNPPVVDDPEITRVQNTLTQGTDEGSDSKDASAPEDILNTFDRITPPVSGQPLKDAGVLKFGEFFISDSAQSIEDGIRTEPPENTSLLPDLFKKIGIRFLEDETLEIEKPVLEEAFQNDFDQVRDLFFNEATGLLPQIQEKLEGLLNTDFGPLALSSDPAESTTQPPTNQFNQLRAVIDSLDQLNQERNLLAIV
- a CDS encoding flagellar protein FlgN; its protein translation is MEIIFENLKQQKNCYQQLLIHLGEQQEAVANQDDEGLMNAIKKKNEYVQALHKLEQEMNTRLDQMGDSEREKVARETETLRGEIVLSIEKLIAGEEESRKAIAQQRDELEDQIKQFKKTKNLFKGYQDPSSSKGGGFKGNA